The following proteins are co-located in the Silene latifolia isolate original U9 population chromosome 1, ASM4854445v1, whole genome shotgun sequence genome:
- the LOC141601624 gene encoding agmatine deiminase-like, with protein sequence MEVKGTPSQYGYRMPAEWEPHSHCWMGWPERPDNWRDGAVYAQHVFARVATAISDFEPVTVCASPAQWENARSQLPPNIRVVEMSMNDSWFRDTGPTFVVRKNALKSGELLESSAGIDWNFNSWGGADDGCYTDWSHDILVARKILEIEKLPRFPHSMILEGGSIHVDGEGTCLTTEECLLNKNRNPHMTKEQIEDNLKGYLGVQKIIWLPRGLHGDDDTNGHIDNMCCFVKPGLVLLAWRDDESDPQHERSVEALSVLTNSVDAHGRQLEVIKLHIPDPMYMTDEEAAGVIQDGDAKPREPGTRLAASYVNFYIANGAIITPQFGDKKWDNEAVHVLSEAFPAYEVVGIEGAREIVLAGGNIHCITQQQPAVV encoded by the exons GAACGTCCAGACAACTGGCGAGATGGTGCGGTATACGCTCAGCATGTATTTGCCCGAGTCGCAACTGCGATCTCTGATTTTGAACCGGTGACTGTCTGTGCTAGCCCAGCTCAG TGGGAAAATGCAAGGAGTCAGTTACCTCCGAATATTAGGGTAGTCGAGATGAGCATGAATGATTCTTGGTTTCGCGATACAGGACCAACT TTTGTTGTCCGCAAAAATGCTTTGAAGTCGGGTGAACTCTTGGAAAGTTCTGCTGGGATTGATTGGAACTTCAACAGCTGGGGTG GTGCTGACGATGGCTGCTATACAGATTGGAGTCATGACATCCTTGTCGCTAGGAAG ATTCTAGAGATTGAGAAGCTTCCAAGGTTTCCCCATTCCATGATTTTAGAAGGTGGCAGCATCCATGTTGATGGGGAGG GAACATGCCTCACCACCGAGGAATGCCTCTTGAACAAAAACAGAAATCCCCATATGACAAAAGAGCAGATCGAAGATAATCTTAAGGGATACCTTGGTGTTCAGAAAATTATTTGGCTGCCTCGTGGATTACACG GCGATGATGATACAAATGGTCATATAGATAACATGTGCTGCTTTGTGAAGCCTGGGTTGGTTCTGTTAGCCTGGAGAGATGATGAATCAGATCCTCAGCATGAACGGTCTGTTGAGGCCTTGTCAGTTCTCACTAATAGCGTAGATGCCCATGGTCGACAACTTGAAGTTATCAAACTTCACATTCCCGATCCTATGTACATGACAGACGAGGAAGCTGCTGGGGTTATCCAG GATGGAGATGCTAAACCGAGGGAGCCTGGTACAAGGCTTGCTGCATCTTATGTGAACTTCTACATTGCCAATGGAGCGATTATTACTCCTCAATTCGGAGATAAAAAATGGGATAATGAAGCTGTTCATGTTTTGTCAGAGGCGTTCCCAGCTTATGAG GTCGTAGGGATCGAAGGTGCAAGGGAGATTGTGTTGGCAGGAGGAAATATACATTGCATTACCCAGCAACAGCCTGCTGTGGTGTAA